A part of Melittangium boletus DSM 14713 genomic DNA contains:
- a CDS encoding chemotaxis protein CheA, producing MGGTSVELERESLLATFAEEVGDLLAEIEETLVALEEQPDEERLRSIFRAAHTLKGAAVALGFSGMSDVAHVLEDVLELLLERRLPAVDEHVTLLLGAVDRLRAQLAGVLAGGEPPEEEHQELLARLRGCCEQLRQEVVRPVLAAPVEEAPAAGRRGRTLRVDVEKLDLIATLTGELAIAHARLTRMLGTGTSEQTLAVHEEADRLHEALREEVMRVRMVPVGPLFRQHLRTVRDLTRVQRKWARLVLEGEDVEVDTALVEGLREPLLHLMRNAVDHGLETPDERRALGKHGCGTLRLRAFHEPGSLVVELSDDGRGLNHARLREQAREFGLEPERMTVEELEDLVFLPGLSTAAEVTEVSGRGVGMDVVRRSVEGLRGQVSLRGEPGQGTTVTLRVPLTLATIQGFAVGVGEETYVLPMDTVRECLALPPERIGQPGSGVLVLRDRVLPYLRLREVLGVSAAPAKRESVVVLGHGGTRAGLVVDALYGEGPCVLKPLGPLFRHLPGVSGSTLLNTGRVGLVLDVPTLLRTALRQRSLVG from the coding sequence ATGGGAGGAACGAGCGTGGAACTGGAGCGCGAGTCACTGCTCGCCACCTTCGCGGAGGAGGTGGGCGATCTCCTCGCCGAGATCGAGGAGACGCTCGTCGCGCTGGAGGAGCAGCCGGACGAGGAGCGGCTGCGGTCCATCTTCCGCGCGGCCCACACCCTCAAGGGCGCCGCGGTGGCGCTGGGCTTCTCCGGCATGTCCGACGTGGCGCACGTGCTGGAGGACGTGCTCGAGCTGCTCCTGGAGCGGCGGCTGCCCGCGGTGGACGAGCACGTGACGTTGCTGCTCGGCGCGGTGGACCGGTTGCGCGCGCAACTGGCGGGTGTCCTCGCGGGGGGGGAGCCGCCCGAGGAGGAGCACCAGGAACTGCTCGCGCGGCTGCGCGGCTGCTGCGAGCAGTTGCGCCAGGAAGTGGTCCGGCCGGTCCTCGCGGCGCCGGTGGAGGAGGCTCCGGCGGCCGGGCGGCGCGGGCGCACGTTGCGCGTGGACGTGGAGAAGCTGGACCTCATCGCCACGCTCACCGGAGAGCTGGCCATCGCCCACGCGCGGCTCACGCGGATGCTGGGCACGGGCACGTCCGAACAGACGCTCGCGGTGCACGAGGAAGCGGACCGGCTGCACGAGGCGCTGCGCGAGGAGGTGATGCGCGTGCGCATGGTGCCGGTGGGCCCGCTCTTCCGGCAGCACCTGCGCACGGTGCGAGACCTGACGCGGGTGCAGCGCAAGTGGGCGCGGCTCGTGCTCGAGGGCGAGGACGTGGAGGTGGACACGGCGCTCGTGGAGGGCCTGCGCGAGCCGCTGCTGCACCTGATGCGCAACGCGGTGGACCATGGGCTGGAGACGCCGGACGAGCGGCGCGCGCTGGGCAAGCACGGGTGTGGCACGCTCCGCTTGCGCGCCTTCCATGAGCCGGGCTCGCTGGTGGTGGAGCTCTCCGACGACGGCCGGGGCCTGAACCACGCGCGGCTGCGCGAGCAGGCGAGGGAATTTGGCCTGGAGCCCGAGCGCATGACGGTGGAGGAGTTGGAGGATCTCGTCTTCCTGCCCGGGTTGTCCACGGCGGCCGAGGTGACGGAGGTGTCCGGGCGCGGCGTGGGCATGGACGTGGTGCGCCGGAGCGTGGAGGGACTGCGCGGCCAGGTGTCCCTGCGCGGCGAGCCCGGCCAGGGCACCACGGTGACGCTGCGAGTGCCCCTGACGCTGGCCACCATCCAGGGCTTCGCGGTGGGGGTGGGCGAGGAAACGTATGTCCTGCCCATGGACACGGTGCGGGAGTGTCTGGCGTTGCCTCCCGAGCGCATCGGCCAGCCGGGCAGTGGCGTGCTGGTCCTGCGCGACCGGGTGCTGCCCTATCTGCGGTTGCGCGAGGTGCTGGGCGTGAGCGCGGCGCCCGCCAAGCGGGAGAGCGTCGTCGTGCTGGGCCATGGCGGCACGCGGGCGGGCCTGGTGGTGGACGCGCTGTACGGCGAGGGCCCCTGTGTCCTCAAGCCCCTGGGTCCGCTCTTCCGGCACCTGCCCGGTGTGTCGGGCTCCACCTTGCTCAACACGGGCCGTGTGGGCCTCGTGCTGGACGTGCCCACGCTGCTGCGCACCGCCCTCCGCCAGCGCTCCCTGGTGGGTTGA
- a CDS encoding carboxylesterase/lipase family protein — protein sequence MTTIVVDRLLPSLSILCARAADRYGSARRESNEMTTSTTTLPIINTVEGPVQGALVEDVVAYMGIPYAAPPLGNLRWRAPQPVTPWTQTLPSNDQAPSCLQNRDLCIEVGGGDPLAMSEDCLYLNVWTPQPKAGAPKLPVMVWIHGGAYIIGAGRLPIYHGAPFVNRGAILVTINYRMGALGFLAHPALEKEVTVEQQRIYNFGLLDQIAALEWVQRNIEKFGGDPNNVTIFGQSAGARSVLALFASPLTKDREKPLFHRSIAQSVYRTAEASREKALERGTRLAEVVLGLEKGQGATATLAQLRGVEAEVLMNVPIDPAKDFKGTANSPVGIAGDVVLPGTDGILARFEKGEVAALPLIIGNTSDDGSVVLDQLKGNPSQIVTLAVTTTLVKRPKRYYLDLAEQESPDQDELGRRLARDAFFTVATYRLAKAHSQRAPTWRYYFDYTAENHRPFVTKGTRHGDEVGFVMDTLKYAPPFPPGQPQNPVTVTAKDYEVASSVSERWFNFARTGEPSPEWPRQTAEADKTLLLGESISVATDFMQQHHEDAEFENMDAFNRVGTAMDNLMAGLG from the coding sequence GTGACCACGATCGTCGTAGATCGTCTGTTGCCATCACTTTCCATTCTGTGCGCTCGCGCGGCGGACCGGTACGGATCCGCGCGGAGGGAGTCGAACGAAATGACCACCAGCACTACTACCTTGCCCATCATCAACACCGTGGAGGGCCCCGTGCAGGGCGCCCTCGTGGAAGACGTCGTGGCGTACATGGGCATTCCCTACGCCGCGCCGCCCTTGGGGAACCTGCGCTGGAGGGCGCCGCAGCCCGTCACGCCCTGGACCCAGACGCTCCCGTCGAACGACCAGGCCCCGTCTTGTCTCCAGAATCGGGACCTTTGCATCGAGGTCGGCGGGGGCGATCCCCTTGCCATGAGCGAGGATTGTCTCTATCTCAATGTCTGGACGCCCCAGCCCAAGGCGGGCGCCCCCAAGCTCCCGGTCATGGTGTGGATCCACGGCGGGGCCTACATCATCGGCGCGGGCAGGCTGCCCATCTATCATGGGGCGCCGTTCGTGAATCGCGGCGCGATCCTGGTCACCATCAACTACCGAATGGGTGCCCTCGGCTTCTTGGCGCACCCCGCGCTCGAAAAGGAGGTCACCGTCGAGCAGCAGCGGATTTACAACTTCGGGCTGCTCGATCAGATCGCCGCGCTCGAGTGGGTGCAGCGCAACATCGAAAAGTTCGGGGGCGATCCCAACAACGTGACCATCTTCGGTCAATCCGCAGGTGCGCGGAGCGTCCTCGCGCTCTTCGCCTCGCCGCTCACCAAGGATCGGGAAAAGCCCCTCTTCCACCGCAGCATTGCCCAGAGCGTGTACCGGACGGCGGAGGCCTCCCGGGAGAAGGCGCTCGAGCGCGGCACCCGGCTCGCGGAAGTCGTCCTCGGGCTTGAGAAAGGGCAAGGCGCGACCGCGACCCTCGCGCAGCTCCGCGGCGTCGAGGCGGAGGTTCTCATGAACGTCCCCATCGACCCCGCGAAGGATTTCAAGGGGACGGCGAACTCCCCGGTCGGGATCGCCGGAGACGTCGTACTCCCCGGCACGGATGGGATCCTCGCCCGCTTCGAGAAGGGCGAGGTGGCGGCATTGCCGCTCATCATTGGCAACACCAGCGATGACGGGAGCGTGGTGCTCGACCAGCTCAAAGGCAACCCGAGCCAGATCGTCACTCTGGCGGTGACCACCACCCTGGTCAAACGCCCCAAGCGCTACTACCTGGATCTCGCGGAGCAGGAATCTCCCGACCAGGATGAGCTTGGTCGCCGCCTGGCCCGCGACGCGTTCTTCACCGTGGCCACCTACAGGCTCGCCAAGGCGCACAGCCAGCGTGCACCGACGTGGCGGTACTACTTCGACTACACCGCGGAGAACCACCGCCCCTTCGTCACCAAGGGCACGCGTCACGGCGACGAGGTCGGCTTCGTCATGGACACGCTCAAATACGCCCCGCCCTTCCCGCCGGGCCAGCCGCAGAATCCGGTCACGGTCACGGCGAAGGACTACGAGGTCGCCAGCAGCGTCAGCGAGCGCTGGTTCAACTTCGCTCGCACCGGCGAGCCGAGTCCGGAATGGCCTCGGCAGACGGCGGAGGCGGACAAGACGCTCCTCTTGGGCGAGTCCATCTCGGTGGCGACGGACTTCATGCAGCAGCACCACGAGGATGCGGAGTTCGAGAACATGGACGCGTTCAACAGGGTTGGCACGGCCATGGACAATCTCATGGCGGGCCTCGGCTGA
- a CDS encoding S9 family peptidase has product MTLSRREAPHGSWKSPITAELIATQTLGLGEVAVDGDDVYWLEVRPGERGRHAIVRRTVDGTQADLLPAPVEGRAPYSARSLVYGQGGGSFTVSEGLVVFVNHAQGGANPDQRLYRINPGRTPVAITPDTGGKHRYGDLSIDRARNRVLCVREDWRNLQDGQPRIALVSVDIDGQKQTVLAQGRDFYSSPVLSPNGRRMAWLAWDYPSMPWDGCELWVADVDEEGTLHHARLVAGGSTESIFQPEWSPQGELYFVSDRNNWWNLYRLQGRNVVPVLERKAEFGAAQWSLGMSTYSFVSPRHVVCAFNEQGQWKLGRLDVVLGQFSELPTPYTDICQVRGGLATAYFVAGGPDQPASVVRLDMESSKPHVIKASSHVPEEVRPYLSHPEPLHYPTTELGEAHAWYYPPTHPDFHAASGDKPPLLIMSHGGPTGAASTRLDWTVQYFTSRGFAVVDVNHRGSTGYGREYRLSLYGNWGVMDVDDLANAALRLVQDGKADAKRLVARGSGTGGYTTLSLLAFRDILRCGTSAAGIAHLDTLAESPSKLEAHYLDQVLGPQPEFRQLLQDRSPGVHIDNIKRSPLLFIQGKQDTRVPQRETEELVRKLRAHDVPTALLLVEGETLAPHDAADLKKALEAELSFYARVMGLALAETIEPVVIEPAPAAPRR; this is encoded by the coding sequence ATGACGCTCTCCCGACGCGAGGCGCCCCATGGCTCCTGGAAGTCCCCCATCACCGCCGAGTTGATCGCCACCCAGACCCTGGGGCTGGGCGAGGTGGCCGTGGATGGAGATGACGTGTACTGGCTGGAAGTGCGCCCGGGCGAGCGGGGCCGGCACGCCATCGTGCGGCGCACGGTGGATGGGACGCAGGCGGACCTGCTGCCCGCGCCCGTGGAGGGCCGTGCGCCCTACAGCGCCCGCAGCCTCGTGTATGGCCAGGGAGGCGGCTCCTTCACGGTGTCCGAGGGCCTCGTCGTCTTCGTCAACCACGCCCAGGGCGGAGCCAACCCGGATCAACGCCTCTACCGCATCAACCCGGGCCGCACGCCGGTGGCCATCACCCCGGACACGGGCGGCAAGCACCGCTACGGGGACTTGAGCATCGACCGGGCGCGCAACCGCGTGCTGTGCGTGCGCGAGGACTGGCGCAACCTCCAGGACGGCCAGCCGCGCATCGCGCTCGTGTCGGTGGACATCGACGGGCAGAAGCAGACGGTGCTCGCCCAGGGCCGGGACTTCTACTCCTCGCCCGTGCTCAGCCCCAATGGCCGGCGCATGGCGTGGCTCGCGTGGGACTACCCGAGCATGCCGTGGGACGGGTGCGAGCTGTGGGTGGCGGACGTGGACGAGGAAGGCACGCTGCACCACGCGCGGCTGGTGGCCGGCGGCTCCACCGAGTCCATCTTCCAGCCCGAGTGGAGCCCCCAGGGCGAGCTGTACTTCGTGAGCGACCGCAACAACTGGTGGAACCTCTACCGGTTGCAGGGGCGCAACGTGGTGCCCGTGCTCGAGCGCAAGGCGGAGTTCGGCGCGGCCCAGTGGAGCCTGGGCATGTCCACGTACAGCTTCGTGTCGCCCCGGCACGTGGTGTGCGCCTTCAACGAGCAGGGCCAGTGGAAGCTCGGGCGGCTGGACGTGGTGCTCGGCCAGTTCTCCGAGCTGCCCACGCCCTACACGGACATCTGCCAGGTGCGCGGCGGCCTGGCCACGGCGTACTTCGTGGCGGGCGGGCCGGACCAGCCCGCGAGCGTGGTGCGCCTGGACATGGAGTCCTCCAAGCCCCACGTCATCAAGGCCTCGAGCCACGTGCCCGAGGAGGTGCGGCCCTACCTGTCTCACCCCGAGCCCCTGCACTACCCCACCACCGAGCTGGGCGAGGCGCATGCCTGGTACTACCCGCCCACCCATCCCGACTTCCACGCGGCCTCGGGCGACAAGCCGCCCCTGCTCATCATGAGCCATGGCGGCCCCACGGGCGCGGCGTCGACGCGGCTGGACTGGACGGTGCAGTACTTCACCAGCCGGGGCTTCGCCGTGGTGGACGTCAACCACCGGGGCAGCACTGGCTACGGCCGCGAGTACCGCCTGTCGCTGTACGGCAACTGGGGCGTCATGGACGTGGATGACCTGGCCAACGCCGCGCTGCGGCTGGTGCAGGATGGCAAGGCGGACGCCAAGCGGCTCGTCGCGCGCGGCTCGGGCACGGGCGGCTACACCACGCTGTCGCTGCTCGCCTTCCGCGACATCCTGCGCTGTGGCACGAGCGCCGCGGGCATCGCCCACCTGGACACCTTGGCGGAGAGCCCGAGCAAGCTCGAGGCGCACTACCTCGATCAGGTGCTCGGGCCCCAGCCGGAGTTCAGGCAGCTGCTCCAGGACCGCTCGCCGGGGGTGCACATCGACAACATCAAGCGCAGCCCGCTGCTCTTCATCCAGGGCAAGCAGGACACGCGGGTGCCCCAGCGAGAGACGGAGGAGTTGGTGCGCAAGCTGCGCGCCCACGACGTGCCCACCGCGCTGCTGCTCGTCGAGGGCGAGACGCTGGCGCCTCACGACGCGGCGGACCTCAAGAAGGCCCTGGAGGCCGAGTTGTCCTTCTACGCGCGCGTGATGGGCCTGGCGCTGGCCGAGACGATCGAGCCCGTGGTCATCGAGCCCGCGCCCGCGGCGCCCCGGCGCTAA
- a CDS encoding Gfo/Idh/MocA family protein, with protein sequence MTLRVGIISANWGTYAHLPAWRAVPGIEVVAVCTSRKETAEAAAERCDIPRAFWDARAMAADPDIDIIDCGTRASIREGMVLACLENGKHVYNAIPHAVGLEGARVLNEAWARSGRVGVVDAFSEWVPAHQMMKEMIEDGALGQPFGGTCVFNMSLYNILDPRFPYNWFAEKGHGVSAVRNLGSHALHMLAAMFGEVEELVAHDGQLLPEWRSADGETVLKVETNDFASMLLRFKSGLVIQCQCSWNATLGSGWLLDVFGSKGRLVAQAPSFPTSRDTTLHAGRLGETGLGRVEIPERLLRTPEVGLDSEAAIQPAHPMSLSMNAMARAIEGKGQARPDFAQAWRVERQQEAIQRSMRERRWVRIDEIT encoded by the coding sequence GTGACGTTACGTGTCGGCATCATCAGTGCGAATTGGGGCACCTACGCCCACCTGCCCGCGTGGCGCGCGGTGCCGGGCATTGAGGTGGTCGCGGTCTGCACCTCACGCAAGGAGACGGCCGAGGCGGCCGCCGAGCGCTGCGACATTCCTCGCGCCTTCTGGGACGCGCGGGCGATGGCGGCCGACCCGGACATCGACATCATCGACTGCGGCACGCGCGCGAGCATCCGCGAGGGGATGGTCCTCGCCTGCCTGGAGAACGGCAAGCACGTCTACAACGCCATTCCCCACGCGGTCGGCCTCGAGGGGGCGCGCGTGCTCAACGAGGCCTGGGCCAGGAGCGGGCGGGTGGGGGTGGTCGACGCCTTCTCCGAGTGGGTGCCCGCCCACCAGATGATGAAGGAGATGATCGAGGACGGCGCGTTGGGCCAGCCCTTCGGCGGCACCTGCGTCTTCAACATGTCCCTCTACAACATCCTCGACCCGCGATTTCCGTACAACTGGTTCGCGGAGAAGGGGCACGGCGTCTCGGCGGTGCGCAACCTTGGTAGCCATGCGCTGCACATGCTGGCCGCCATGTTCGGCGAGGTGGAGGAACTGGTCGCCCACGACGGCCAGCTCCTGCCCGAGTGGCGCTCGGCCGATGGCGAGACGGTTCTCAAGGTCGAGACCAACGACTTCGCCTCGATGCTGCTGCGCTTCAAGAGCGGGCTCGTCATCCAGTGCCAGTGCTCGTGGAACGCGACGCTCGGCTCCGGCTGGCTGCTCGACGTGTTCGGCTCGAAGGGCCGGCTGGTCGCGCAGGCGCCTTCCTTCCCCACCAGCCGCGATACGACCCTCCATGCCGGTCGGCTCGGCGAGACCGGCCTCGGCCGTGTCGAGATTCCCGAGCGACTGCTGCGCACGCCCGAGGTCGGCCTCGATTCCGAGGCGGCCATCCAGCCCGCGCACCCCATGTCGCTGTCGATGAACGCCATGGCGCGGGCCATCGAGGGCAAGGGCCAGGCGCGGCCCGACTTCGCCCAGGCGTGGAGGGTCGAGCGCCAGCAGGAAGCGATCCAGCGCTCGATGCGCGAGCGCCGCTGGGTGCGGATCGACGAAATCACCTGA
- a CDS encoding TerC/Alx family metal homeostasis membrane protein: protein MTSTHVSPWEWGLFGVIVLAMLAIDLVAHRGAHHESRKKAYAWSAAWIGVGLAFAGFVALRHGGTAAQEYLGAYLIEKSLSLDNLFVFLVIFSSLNVPEDKQRRVLFWGILGALGFRALFIFLGLEALERWHWVVYVFGALLLVAAFRVAKSPPTQSNEEKNKLVSFLEKHLPVTREFDGKRFFLRENGKWQATPLLLALITIELSDVAFAIDSVPAAMSVSRNLFVVYTSNILAILGLRALYIALAKTVHELRYLHWGLAAVLAFAAAKMLLSSWVEIPPLASVGIIAVLIGASVGWSLRDRARTARKNPRESGASGPHDLTSRDALR from the coding sequence ATGACCTCCACCCACGTCTCGCCCTGGGAATGGGGCCTGTTCGGCGTCATCGTCCTGGCGATGCTGGCCATTGATCTCGTGGCCCATCGCGGCGCCCACCACGAGTCGCGCAAGAAGGCCTATGCCTGGAGCGCGGCGTGGATTGGCGTGGGGCTGGCGTTCGCGGGCTTCGTCGCGCTGAGGCATGGAGGCACGGCCGCGCAGGAGTACCTGGGCGCGTACCTCATCGAGAAGAGCCTCAGCCTGGACAACCTGTTCGTCTTCCTCGTCATCTTCTCCAGCCTGAACGTGCCCGAGGACAAACAGCGGCGGGTGCTCTTCTGGGGCATTCTCGGGGCGCTCGGCTTCCGGGCCCTGTTCATCTTCCTGGGCCTGGAGGCGCTGGAGCGCTGGCACTGGGTCGTCTACGTCTTCGGCGCGCTCCTGCTCGTGGCCGCCTTCCGGGTGGCGAAGAGCCCGCCCACGCAATCCAACGAGGAGAAGAACAAGCTGGTGAGCTTCCTGGAGAAGCACCTGCCGGTGACGCGCGAGTTCGACGGCAAGCGCTTCTTCCTGCGCGAGAACGGAAAGTGGCAGGCGACACCGCTCCTGCTCGCGCTCATCACCATCGAGTTGTCGGACGTGGCATTCGCCATCGACTCGGTGCCGGCGGCCATGTCGGTGAGCCGCAACCTGTTCGTGGTCTACACCTCCAACATCCTCGCCATCCTCGGCCTGCGCGCGCTCTACATCGCCCTGGCCAAGACGGTGCACGAATTGCGCTACCTGCACTGGGGGCTCGCGGCGGTGCTGGCGTTCGCCGCGGCGAAGATGCTGCTGTCCAGTTGGGTGGAGATACCGCCCCTGGCGTCAGTGGGCATCATCGCGGTGCTCATTGGCGCCTCCGTCGGGTGGAGCCTGCGCGACCGGGCCCGGACGGCGCGGAAGAATCCCCGGGAGTCCGGAGCCTCAGGGCCCCATGACCTTACCTCCCGAGACGCGTTGAGGTAG
- a CDS encoding type II toxin-antitoxin system PemK/MazF family toxin, which translates to MDTKSATHTDRDPATIHRGDIFWVVPDESRGSIPAIPHPYVVIQDDVFNRSRIHTVVICALTSNLKRASEPGNVLLDVGEGNLPKQSVLVVSQVSSVEKTQLGEYIGTLSDERVEQILAGMRFQQASFFNR; encoded by the coding sequence ATGGATACGAAGTCAGCGACGCATACGGACAGGGACCCAGCGACCATCCATCGAGGTGACATCTTCTGGGTGGTGCCCGATGAATCGCGAGGGTCGATTCCCGCCATTCCCCACCCGTATGTGGTGATTCAGGACGATGTCTTCAATCGCTCGCGCATCCATACCGTGGTCATCTGTGCATTGACCTCGAACCTGAAGCGGGCGAGCGAACCCGGCAATGTGCTGCTCGACGTGGGGGAAGGCAATCTGCCCAAGCAGAGCGTCCTCGTCGTGTCGCAGGTGTCCTCGGTCGAGAAGACGCAACTGGGCGAGTACATCGGGACGCTCTCCGACGAGCGGGTCGAGCAGATTCTGGCCGGCATGCGCTTCCAGCAGGCCTCCTTCTTCAACCGCTGA